One window from the genome of Yamadazyma tenuis chromosome 7, complete sequence encodes:
- a CDS encoding uncharacterized protein (EggNog:ENOG503PVN8): MFRLSRSSLQNFKRFNSHSAHPVTPTPSKAPFNNKYNFNTSPPPVHEYWNIRNTSFLLAFIPLYFAVSYVTKNGVQEIEGFGGLVEFAKGEKSPLKEIKFGEPQLPTKN, from the coding sequence ATGTTTAGACTCCTGAGATCATCCCTCCAGAACTTTAAAAGATTCAACAGCCACTCAGCCCACCCCGTCACTCCCACGCCCTCCAAGGCccctttcaacaacaagtataacttcaacaccagTCCTCCTCCGGTGCATGAATACTGGAACATACGTAATACCAGTTTTCTTTTAGCATTCATTCCCCTTTACTTTGCCGTTAGTTACGTGACAAAGAACGGAGTGCAAGAAATCGAAGGATTTGGTGGTCTTGTTGAGTTTGCTAAGGGTGAAAAGTCTCCtttgaaggaaatcaagtttgGTGAACCCCAATTACCAACGAAAAATTGA
- a CDS encoding uncharacterized protein (EggNog:ENOG503P42G; COG:S) — translation MLRQLTRSSNMLSFRGSSMGLVRSLTTKTSIVEHTTGRIITLTDPNRPEIGDYPNPPPVLAQSKDPYAKYDDQQNRRNFNDPVNIDDDYYDMWSPDYFQPVSDKTALKHNGVFFGLFISFGAVIAYFQLNPEKPAMPRSFPGNGLAKSLGSGSDEDDGFYQVKPDLEAEKELGFLPADGDLSASIESYKKTHADFIKQ, via the coding sequence ATGCTCAGACAACTCACTAGATCTTCGAATATGTTGAGTTTCAGGGGTTCTAGTATGGGCTTGGTACGCCTGTTGACCACCAAGACTTCAATAGTTGAACACACAACCGGTAGAATCATTACTTTAACCGATCCAAACCGTCCAGAAATTGGTGACTATCCAAACCCTCCTCCAGTGTTGGCACAATCAAAGGACCCATACGCAAAGTATGACGATCAGCAGAATagaagaaacttcaatGACCCTGTCAACATCGATGACGATTACTATGACATGTGGTCTCCTGATTACTTCCAACCAGTGTCTGACAAAACTGCTTTAAAACACAATGGTGTATTTTTTGGGTTATTCATTAGTTTTGGTGCAGTCATTGCCTACTTCCAATTGAACCCAGAGAAGCCTGCTATGCCTAGATCCTTCCCTGGGAATGGCTTGGCCAAACTGTTAGGATCTGGttctgatgaagatgatgggTTTTACCAGGTGAAACCTGACCTTGAAGCTGAGAAAGAACTCGGATTCCTTCCAGCTGATGGTGACCTTTCCGCCAGTATTGAATCATACAAGAAAACGCACGCTGATTTCATTAAACAGTAG